One window of Lentisphaerota bacterium genomic DNA carries:
- a CDS encoding prepilin-type N-terminal cleavage/methylation domain-containing protein: MAMKRDTWIGFTLVEMLVVIAIIAILATIVLNAVKQAREAGYATRCKANLRNLANGIQALAVEGGGIRQAYGYESENLNAALPYNEVKGWVTWVPSTSATAPRPTWPNANSQAGQMEQPPWYGAKGTRGIKDGTLWADGGLSDLSVYICPRFKQKAEAMLRSLNIWEDAVRSYAMNKRVSGDGLQSVNMSRTMLFAEIPVPASGVRTTPWVPNGGDPCLDAEGPANTGTGIAPYETIGFIHRYAGVACGHVVFVGGNVEVARMSGTTNPTLGLARGEL; the protein is encoded by the coding sequence ATGGCTATGAAGCGTGACACGTGGATCGGGTTCACCCTGGTTGAGATGCTGGTGGTGATTGCCATCATTGCGATTCTTGCCACCATCGTCCTGAACGCGGTCAAGCAGGCGCGCGAGGCCGGCTACGCGACCCGGTGCAAGGCCAATCTCAGAAATTTGGCCAATGGCATTCAGGCCCTGGCCGTCGAGGGGGGCGGCATTCGCCAAGCCTACGGATACGAGAGCGAAAACCTGAATGCCGCGTTGCCCTACAATGAAGTCAAGGGCTGGGTGACTTGGGTGCCATCGACCAGCGCCACCGCGCCGCGGCCGACCTGGCCGAACGCGAACAGCCAGGCCGGCCAGATGGAACAGCCGCCCTGGTACGGCGCCAAGGGGACGCGCGGCATCAAGGACGGCACGCTGTGGGCGGATGGCGGGTTGAGCGATCTGTCGGTCTATATCTGTCCCCGCTTTAAGCAGAAGGCGGAAGCGATGTTGAGATCTTTGAATATATGGGAAGACGCCGTCCGCAGCTACGCGATGAACAAGCGGGTCAGCGGCGATGGGCTGCAGAGCGTCAACATGAGCCGGACGATGCTGTTCGCCGAGATCCCGGTGCCCGCCAGTGGCGTCCGGACGACACCGTGGGTTCCCAACGGTGGGGACCCCTGTCTGGACGCGGAAGGGCCGGCCAACACCGGCACGGGTATCGCGCCGTACGAGACGATCGGTTTTATTCACCGGTATGCCGGCGTAGCGTGCGGCCACGTGGTGTTTGTTGGCGGGAACGTGGAGGTCGCGCGCATGTCGGGGACGACGAACCCGACGCTGGGCTTGGCTCGGGGTGAGCTGTGA